A part of Thermocrinis albus DSM 14484 genomic DNA contains:
- the smc gene encoding chromosome segregation protein SMC → MKETKGYIEKIVVEGFKSYGMNRLEIPLGEGFTAIVGPNGSGKSNIGDAISFALGIATARMLRAKNLSYLIHTKDGQRAPYAYVEVHFNNFGAFPTEDSHVVISRKVYPDGRSVFRINGQWVREKDLKEFLAAAGIYENAYNVVLQGDVVRFVKMTPVERRKLIEEISGVGEYEEKKQKALADLGDVELRIRELRLLMDELEVHMEKLKEEVRKLEEYRELEERRRELQIKLLVKEAQQIKTQLETIESKEKVLREELASLRQQEEEKQGELNLLEEKLKELREKLLPHREMVGRLSQKLESISNRLQQIARTKEELLDQRTTLERQLEHLKHDADRLRIEKEDLAHQLIQREEELTEDEVMLEELQKTLQEKESFLKASFGELESVEERIKKLEGTLRHKKDQLSQLEIKIKDIQLRIERLEEELQNTERELESLKEGSKDSVLQKENFIQMLQKEEQMVILKKRELADLEDHLRKRREERENLLKEIAVLESKIRDLELTHLPFEDIRGVYGRVSDLIRVKDSLYIRAIEVAGGSRLSYVIVEDEDVAQECIRRLKELKGGRMSFIPLKRIRDVQLPPYPRVRGYVDFAIRLVEYDPRVEKAIKFVFGDTLVVEDYERAKAIGIGLYRMVTLEGELFEKSGIITGGYTDYGGYLGAESYRRKLEELLKRKERDDRALVELEEKVSTLRKEVLEKEGVIHILRRKIEELQERDKETFEKIKQLEIKLAKGKEYMRHLVEQEERLLLEKRSLEEEIPTLREKLDNLVLRRSDILQHYRSSGIEELRQHYERERKRIERKREEIFSLKLKLQQLEAEIQTLEKEIGLREVSLEEVSSRWNSLEEEEVALITERDRLEEQLRELNSTAYEMYRRKDALEDELRQLTSFLGMLRMEREKKEEELHQMDKEKVRWEERYEEIKGRLRELGFEGEGFEVQESFQKLRDQLQKLQSKLEALGSINMKAEEDYREYKERHQEYQERYSKLKEEKESIIRLIEELDTKKLKAFMSAYNSINRNLRRIFSQLSPGGTAYMVLEKEEDPLSGGIHLVVKPRGKEVQYLEAISGGEKTLAALSLIFAIQEYRPSIFYYFDEVDAHLDEVNARRVGELIRERSSYAQFIVVTLREVLASYAHRLIGVSSRGGTSRVFPLRNITQMVGSQELPDSPSS, encoded by the coding sequence ATGAAGGAAACTAAAGGGTACATAGAGAAGATAGTAGTGGAAGGTTTTAAGTCCTACGGTATGAACAGATTGGAGATACCTCTGGGAGAGGGTTTTACCGCTATAGTGGGGCCAAACGGTTCGGGAAAGTCCAACATAGGAGACGCCATATCCTTTGCTTTAGGTATAGCCACAGCCAGGATGCTGAGGGCCAAAAACTTATCCTATCTCATCCACACAAAGGATGGACAGAGGGCACCTTACGCCTATGTGGAGGTACACTTTAACAATTTCGGAGCTTTTCCTACAGAGGACTCTCATGTGGTGATATCCCGTAAGGTTTATCCCGATGGGAGGAGCGTGTTCCGTATAAACGGTCAGTGGGTTAGAGAGAAGGACCTGAAGGAGTTTTTGGCTGCGGCAGGTATATACGAAAATGCCTACAACGTGGTTCTCCAGGGTGATGTGGTGCGTTTTGTGAAGATGACACCTGTGGAGCGTAGAAAACTGATAGAGGAGATCTCTGGAGTTGGTGAGTACGAGGAGAAAAAGCAGAAAGCATTGGCAGATCTGGGAGATGTGGAGTTGAGGATAAGGGAGTTAAGACTTCTCATGGATGAGCTAGAAGTACACATGGAGAAACTGAAGGAAGAGGTGAGGAAGTTGGAAGAGTACAGAGAGCTGGAGGAAAGAAGGAGGGAGCTTCAGATAAAGTTGCTGGTTAAGGAAGCCCAGCAGATAAAAACCCAACTGGAAACCATTGAATCTAAGGAGAAGGTCCTGAGAGAAGAGTTAGCCTCCTTAAGGCAGCAGGAGGAGGAAAAACAAGGAGAGTTAAACCTATTGGAGGAGAAACTAAAGGAGCTTAGGGAAAAGTTACTGCCTCACAGAGAGATGGTGGGAAGGCTAAGCCAGAAACTGGAAAGTATAAGTAACCGCCTTCAACAGATCGCCAGGACCAAGGAGGAACTTTTGGATCAGCGCACCACACTGGAACGTCAGCTGGAACACCTGAAACATGACGCCGACAGACTAAGAATAGAGAAGGAGGATCTGGCTCACCAACTCATCCAAAGGGAAGAGGAACTAACAGAGGACGAAGTTATGTTGGAAGAACTACAGAAGACCCTTCAGGAAAAGGAGAGCTTCCTAAAGGCATCCTTCGGTGAACTGGAAAGCGTGGAGGAACGCATAAAGAAACTGGAAGGGACACTGCGTCACAAGAAGGATCAGTTATCTCAGCTGGAGATAAAGATAAAAGACATTCAGCTAAGGATAGAGAGACTAGAAGAGGAACTGCAAAACACAGAAAGAGAGTTAGAATCCCTCAAAGAAGGCTCCAAAGACTCTGTTTTACAGAAGGAAAACTTCATCCAAATGCTCCAAAAAGAGGAACAGATGGTGATCCTCAAGAAGAGGGAACTGGCAGATCTGGAGGATCATCTCCGTAAAAGGAGAGAAGAGAGGGAGAATCTTCTGAAGGAGATAGCTGTCCTGGAGTCCAAAATAAGGGACTTGGAGCTGACGCACCTTCCCTTTGAGGACATAAGGGGTGTGTATGGGAGGGTTTCTGATCTTATAAGGGTTAAGGATAGTCTTTACATAAGAGCCATAGAGGTGGCAGGGGGATCAAGGTTGTCCTACGTCATTGTGGAAGATGAGGACGTGGCTCAGGAATGTATCAGAAGACTTAAGGAACTCAAGGGAGGTAGAATGAGTTTTATACCTCTCAAGAGGATAAGGGATGTACAACTTCCTCCCTATCCCCGTGTGCGGGGATACGTAGACTTTGCCATAAGACTGGTAGAGTACGATCCCCGTGTGGAGAAAGCGATAAAGTTCGTTTTTGGAGATACCCTCGTGGTAGAAGATTACGAAAGGGCAAAAGCCATAGGAATAGGTCTGTACCGTATGGTCACCTTAGAGGGTGAGCTTTTTGAGAAAAGCGGGATAATAACGGGTGGGTATACAGATTACGGAGGGTATCTAGGGGCAGAGTCCTACAGGAGGAAGCTGGAGGAACTTCTTAAGAGGAAGGAGAGGGATGACAGAGCTCTTGTGGAACTGGAGGAGAAGGTATCCACCTTGAGGAAAGAGGTTCTGGAGAAAGAAGGGGTTATCCACATACTTCGCAGGAAGATAGAAGAACTTCAGGAGAGGGATAAGGAGACCTTTGAGAAGATAAAACAGTTGGAGATAAAGCTGGCCAAAGGGAAGGAGTACATGCGTCATCTTGTGGAACAAGAAGAAAGGCTCCTGTTGGAAAAGAGGAGTTTGGAGGAAGAGATACCCACCCTTAGGGAGAAGCTGGACAACTTAGTGTTGAGGAGGTCCGATATTCTACAGCACTACAGGAGTTCGGGAATAGAGGAACTGCGCCAGCATTACGAGAGAGAGAGGAAAAGGATAGAGAGAAAGAGGGAGGAGATCTTCTCTTTGAAGTTGAAGCTACAGCAGCTGGAGGCAGAGATCCAAACTCTGGAAAAGGAGATAGGTCTAAGGGAAGTATCCTTAGAGGAGGTCTCTTCCCGATGGAACAGCTTAGAGGAAGAGGAGGTGGCTCTCATAACTGAAAGGGATAGATTAGAAGAACAACTGAGAGAGCTTAACTCTACCGCTTACGAGATGTATCGTAGGAAGGATGCGTTGGAAGATGAACTGAGACAGCTTACTTCGTTCCTCGGTATGTTGAGGATGGAGAGGGAGAAGAAGGAGGAGGAACTTCACCAAATGGATAAGGAGAAGGTACGTTGGGAAGAAAGGTACGAGGAGATAAAAGGTAGACTTAGAGAGTTGGGTTTTGAAGGCGAAGGTTTTGAAGTACAGGAGAGTTTCCAAAAACTGCGTGACCAACTTCAGAAACTACAGAGCAAACTGGAGGCTTTGGGAAGTATCAACATGAAGGCAGAAGAGGACTACAGGGAGTATAAGGAGAGGCATCAAGAGTACCAAGAGCGGTACAGTAAACTTAAGGAGGAGAAGGAATCCATAATACGCCTCATAGAGGAGTTAGATACCAAGAAGTTGAAAGCTTTTATGTCGGCCTACAACAGCATAAACAGAAACTTACGCCGGATATTCTCCCAGCTGTCGCCCGGTGGAACCGCTTACATGGTTCTGGAAAAGGAGGAGGATCCCCTGTCGGGAGGTATTCACCTGGTGGTGAAGCCTAGAGGAAAGGAGGTACAGTATCTTGAGGCCATATCGGGAGGAGAAAAAACTCTCGCCGCTCTTTCTCTCATCTTTGCCATACAGGAGTACAGACCGTCCATATTCTACTACTTTGATGAAGTGGATGCTCATTTAGACGAGGTCAACGCGCGCCGTGTAGGAGAGTTAATCAGAGAAAGATCCTCGTATGCCCAGTTTATAGTGGTGACCCTCAGGGAAGTTCTGGCCTCCTACGCCCACCGACTCATAGGTGTATCCAGCAGAGGGGGAACGTCTCGCGTGTTCCCCCTCAGGAACATTACTCAGATGGTTGGCTCACAAGAGCTTCCAGATTCTCCTTCTTCTTGA
- the hslU gene encoding ATP-dependent protease ATPase subunit HslU, which yields MTKDITDLLEELTPARIVEELSRYVVGQEEAKKAVAIALRNRWRRQKLPEHIRDEVAPKNLLMIGPTGVGKTEIARRLAQLIKAPFVKVEATKYTEIGYVGRDVESMVRELVEVSYQMVKQEKLQSVRERARRAAEERILDYLVPQQLSFGHRSPQDLSRREAIREKLRSGELDEKYVEIDVQEKMPPIVGIAGPPGLEELEEQIRNMLGGVLSGRKRRKVKVKEALHLLEQEEAEKLIDQEEVAREAIYRAENFGIIFIDEIDKIAIKTPGVGPGVSREGVQRDLLPIVEGTVVKTKYGPVRTDHILFIAAGAFHMSKPSDLIPELQGRFPIRVELKPLTKEDFKRILVEPRNALTKQYIELLKTEGVQLEFTDDAIEAIAQLAEEVNNRMENIGARRLHTLMEKLLEDISFNAPELSGQRIIIDERFVKAKLEGLARDVEVSKYIL from the coding sequence ATGACCAAAGATATAACGGATCTCCTTGAGGAACTTACACCAGCGCGCATAGTGGAGGAGCTAAGCAGGTACGTGGTGGGACAGGAGGAAGCCAAAAAGGCGGTAGCTATAGCTCTCAGAAACAGGTGGAGGAGGCAGAAGCTACCCGAGCATATAAGGGACGAAGTGGCACCCAAGAACCTTCTGATGATAGGACCTACCGGGGTAGGTAAGACCGAGATAGCCCGTAGACTGGCCCAACTCATAAAGGCTCCTTTTGTGAAGGTGGAGGCTACCAAATACACGGAGATAGGTTACGTAGGAAGGGACGTAGAGTCCATGGTGAGGGAGTTGGTGGAAGTTTCCTACCAGATGGTTAAGCAAGAGAAACTACAGAGTGTGAGAGAAAGAGCGCGCAGAGCTGCTGAAGAGAGAATCCTGGACTACCTGGTACCCCAACAGCTTAGCTTCGGTCATAGATCTCCCCAAGATCTCAGCAGGCGCGAGGCAATAAGAGAGAAACTGAGAAGTGGTGAGTTGGACGAAAAGTACGTGGAGATAGACGTGCAGGAAAAGATGCCACCCATAGTGGGTATAGCTGGACCTCCGGGTCTTGAGGAGTTGGAGGAACAGATAAGGAACATGCTGGGTGGCGTTCTCAGTGGAAGGAAGAGAAGGAAAGTTAAGGTTAAGGAAGCATTACACCTTCTGGAGCAGGAGGAGGCGGAAAAACTAATAGATCAAGAGGAAGTAGCACGAGAGGCCATCTACAGAGCGGAGAACTTTGGCATCATATTCATAGACGAAATTGACAAGATAGCCATAAAGACACCGGGAGTCGGTCCAGGAGTTTCCAGAGAAGGTGTTCAGAGGGACCTTCTTCCTATAGTGGAAGGTACAGTGGTTAAAACCAAGTACGGCCCCGTCAGGACGGATCACATCCTCTTCATAGCGGCGGGTGCCTTTCATATGTCTAAGCCTTCGGACCTTATCCCCGAACTTCAGGGTAGGTTTCCCATCCGTGTAGAACTAAAGCCTCTCACCAAAGAGGACTTTAAGAGGATCTTGGTGGAACCTAGAAACGCCCTCACCAAGCAGTATATAGAACTTCTGAAAACGGAGGGAGTACAGCTGGAGTTTACCGACGATGCCATAGAAGCTATAGCTCAGCTGGCAGAAGAGGTCAACAACAGGATGGAGAACATAGGAGCCCGGAGACTTCACACCCTTATGGAAAAGCTTCTGGAAGACATCTCCTTCAACGCTCCAGAACTCTCCGGACAGAGGATCATAATAGATGAACGTTTCGTAAAGGCAAAACTGGAAGGGCTTGCTAGGGATGTGGAAGTCTCCAAGTACATACTGTGA
- a CDS encoding ATP-dependent Clp protease ATP-binding subunit, giving the protein MFEKFTEKARQVILQAREEALELGHTYLGSEHILLALIKDEDLPTLILSRFGLTPDRVRKAIMGQVTRGSNSGEVLFAPDAKRVLEFAVEEARILHHQFVGPEHLLIGVVREKTGLGGRILRGFGLDEYSVRREVLQILGELPPQESVKYAPTPNLDRFSRDLTQMAREGKLDPVIGRDREIERVIQILVRRRKNNPVLLGDPGVGKTAIVEGLAQRIAERRVPEPLLNKRIVALDLAALVAGTKYRGQFEERLKNILKELEKAPNVILFIDEIHTLVGAGSAEGSIDASNMLKPALARGEIQVIGATTLDEYRKYIEKDGALERRFQPVLVEEPTVEDTIQILYGLKPKFEEFHNVEYTPQAIEKAVILSERYITERHLPDKAIDVMDEAGSLVKLRAYQLPPELQELEERIKQIEAEKDEAASEQDYERAARLRDEELRLRAKLENLKMKWKQEMAHNRPKVTEEDVAEVVARWTGIPVKRVHESDMEKLLHIEEELKKRVVGQDEAIKAVARAIRRSRVGLKGRHRPIGVFLFLGPTGVGKTETAKALAEYLFGTEDALIRFDMSEYMEKHTVSRLVGAPPGYVGYEEGGQLTEKVRRRPYSVLLFDEIEKAHPDVFNIFLQIFDDGRLTDAMGRTVDFSNTIIIMTSNLGARLIVQGGKMGFEQKFGMIDFEQMKKNVLEQVKRTFSPEFLNRLDEIIVYRPLEKEDIVKILDLQVAEINRSLTDWGVKVKLHKSFVDWLIEKEYKPEYGARSIKRALQRHVEDLLAEELIKGNLADVELVEIKVKDDKPYIRPIKKKENLEALVSQPSE; this is encoded by the coding sequence ATGTTTGAGAAGTTTACTGAAAAGGCTCGACAAGTTATCCTGCAAGCAAGGGAAGAGGCCCTTGAACTGGGGCACACTTACCTAGGTAGTGAACATATACTGCTTGCCCTTATAAAGGACGAAGATCTGCCTACCCTCATCCTTTCCCGTTTTGGTCTCACACCCGATAGGGTAAGAAAGGCCATAATGGGTCAGGTGACGAGGGGAAGTAACTCCGGAGAGGTTCTCTTTGCTCCCGATGCCAAAAGGGTCCTTGAGTTCGCGGTGGAAGAGGCCCGTATACTCCATCATCAGTTTGTTGGTCCCGAACACCTTCTGATAGGCGTAGTGAGAGAGAAGACAGGTCTTGGCGGAAGGATACTGAGGGGATTTGGCTTGGATGAGTACTCGGTGAGGAGAGAGGTGCTACAGATACTGGGAGAGCTTCCTCCTCAGGAAAGCGTTAAGTACGCTCCCACACCTAACCTGGATAGGTTCTCAAGGGATCTTACCCAGATGGCGAGAGAGGGTAAACTGGATCCTGTCATAGGAAGGGACAGGGAGATAGAGAGGGTCATACAGATACTGGTGAGACGTAGAAAGAACAACCCGGTTCTTTTGGGTGATCCGGGCGTAGGTAAAACAGCTATAGTGGAAGGTCTGGCTCAAAGGATAGCGGAGAGGAGAGTTCCCGAACCACTCCTTAACAAGAGGATAGTGGCTCTGGACCTGGCAGCTCTTGTGGCAGGCACCAAGTACAGAGGTCAGTTTGAGGAGCGCCTTAAGAACATACTGAAGGAGTTGGAGAAAGCTCCCAACGTGATACTTTTCATAGATGAGATTCACACGTTGGTGGGTGCAGGTTCTGCGGAAGGTTCTATAGATGCCTCCAACATGCTTAAACCTGCTTTGGCAAGGGGAGAAATACAGGTTATAGGTGCCACCACCTTGGATGAGTACAGGAAGTACATAGAGAAGGACGGTGCTTTGGAAAGAAGGTTTCAACCTGTCCTTGTAGAGGAACCTACGGTAGAGGACACCATACAGATCCTTTATGGTCTCAAGCCCAAGTTTGAGGAGTTCCATAACGTAGAGTACACACCGCAGGCTATAGAGAAGGCGGTGATTCTTTCGGAGCGCTACATTACCGAAAGACATCTCCCCGACAAGGCCATAGACGTCATGGACGAAGCCGGCTCCCTTGTGAAGCTGAGGGCTTACCAGTTACCTCCTGAGCTACAAGAGTTGGAGGAAAGAATAAAGCAGATAGAGGCTGAGAAGGATGAGGCAGCCAGTGAACAGGACTACGAGAGGGCAGCGAGACTCAGAGATGAGGAGCTGAGATTGAGGGCCAAGCTGGAGAACCTTAAGATGAAGTGGAAACAAGAGATGGCCCACAACAGACCTAAGGTGACGGAGGAGGACGTGGCGGAGGTGGTAGCACGCTGGACAGGTATACCCGTCAAGAGGGTACACGAGAGCGACATGGAAAAACTCCTACACATAGAGGAGGAGCTCAAGAAGAGGGTGGTAGGACAGGACGAAGCCATAAAAGCCGTGGCTAGGGCTATAAGAAGATCACGGGTAGGTCTCAAAGGCAGACACAGACCTATAGGTGTGTTTCTGTTCTTAGGTCCTACAGGTGTAGGTAAAACGGAGACGGCTAAGGCACTGGCCGAGTATCTCTTTGGTACAGAAGACGCTCTCATCAGGTTCGACATGTCAGAGTATATGGAGAAACACACCGTCTCCCGCCTTGTAGGTGCACCTCCCGGTTACGTAGGTTACGAAGAAGGTGGGCAGCTCACCGAAAAGGTACGTAGGAGACCCTACTCTGTTCTTCTCTTTGACGAGATAGAAAAGGCTCATCCAGATGTGTTTAACATATTCCTACAGATCTTCGATGATGGAAGACTCACCGATGCTATGGGAAGGACAGTAGACTTTTCCAACACCATCATCATCATGACTTCTAACCTGGGTGCCAGGTTGATAGTGCAGGGTGGAAAGATGGGCTTCGAGCAAAAGTTCGGCATGATAGACTTTGAACAGATGAAGAAGAACGTTTTGGAACAGGTAAAGAGAACCTTCAGCCCCGAGTTTCTCAACAGGTTGGATGAGATAATCGTGTACAGGCCTCTGGAGAAGGAGGATATAGTGAAGATTCTGGACCTGCAGGTGGCGGAGATCAACAGGAGCCTTACCGACTGGGGTGTAAAGGTCAAACTCCACAAGAGCTTTGTAGACTGGCTCATAGAGAAAGAGTACAAACCTGAATACGGTGCGAGAAGCATAAAAAGAGCTCTTCAGCGCCACGTGGAGGATCTCCTTGCAGAGGAGCTCATAAAAGGTAACCTGGCAGATGTGGAGCTGGTGGAGATAAAGGTAAAAGATGACAAACCTTACATAAGGCCTATCAAGAAGAAGGAGAATCTGGAAGCTCTTGTGAGCCAACCATCTGAGTAA